A single genomic interval of Passer domesticus isolate bPasDom1 chromosome 26, bPasDom1.hap1, whole genome shotgun sequence harbors:
- the LOC135286406 gene encoding zinc finger protein 436-like, whose amino-acid sequence MEEKEEPQRCRTRRGCKPSPESCKKERPPLCQKGGPRSSRSSELVEKAHKCLECGKGFSRNSHLVRHQMIHTGEQVERPCKCGECGKSFRDSSNLLQHMRIHTGERPYECFLCKKTFRQSCSLMAHHRIHTGEKPYECLDCGKSFGWNSDLIRHQRTHTGERPYECSECGKRFRSKSHVLLHQRTHTDERPFRCPDCGKGFNRNSHLTIHRRIHTGERPYECGECGKSFCSSSALTQHQRRHH is encoded by the coding sequence atggaggagaaggaagagccccagagatgccgcacgaggaggggctgcaaacccagcccagagAGCTGCAAGAAGGAAAGACCACCTCTGTGCCAGAAAGGTGGCCCGAGGTCCAGCcggagctcagagctggtggagAAGGCTCACAAGTGcttggaatgtgggaagggcttcagccgGAACTCGCACTTGGTCCggcaccagatgatccacactggggaacagGTGGAACGACCCTGcaagtgtggggaatgtgggaagtcCTTCAGAGACAGCTccaacctgctccagcacatgaggatccacactggggaacggccctatgAGTGTTTTTTGTGTAAGAAGACCTtcagacagagctgcagcttgATGGCACACCacaggatccacactggggaaaagCCCTATGAGTGCTTGGATTGTGGGAAGAGCTTCGGGTGGAACTCCGACCTGATCCGgcaccagaggacccacactggcgagaggccctacgagtgttccgagtgtgggaagaggtttcggAGCAAGTCCCATGTCCTCCTGCATCAGCGGACTCACACAGacgagaggcccttccgctgccccgactgtgggaagggcttcaaccgCAACTCCCACCTCACCatccaccggcgcatccacactggggagaggccctacgagtgtggggagtgtgggaagagcttctgcagcagttctgccttgacccaacaccaacgAAGGCACCActaa